A stretch of Aerococcus urinaehominis DNA encodes these proteins:
- a CDS encoding YfcC family protein, which produces MNKLMQRMRKMEIPHTYVLIFTLIMIAAILSWIVPAGEFERISLDGREVINPDSFHYVASQPQGIFSVLKSIPLGFARVQDIAFFLFVTGGSFGLINQTGTIEAALSRIVQGLRGKETVVIPVVLLMMGIAGATIGLSEETIVFIALGVSLARAMGFDALVGVGMIGLGAGIGFTSGFMNPFSVGVAQSIADLPLFSGIELRLVLFVVLWLTTSAFLMRYAKRVKADPSLSIVAYEEKQARTSEDFQDLSGETQIPYSGRQKVISFVFVAGFAIIAFGVLKQGWFITEIGATFLGMGLLSGLIAGMKPGQIADGFIEGAKDMMYAALIVGLAQSLMIIMEDAKIMDTFIYALTHLISNLPAIFSAAGMYVVQILINFFINSGSGQAAVTMPIMVPLADALGVTRQTAVLSYQLGNGFLDSIMPMSGILMAQLAIAKIPYKKWVKFSLPLMGIWLLIGLIFVIYAQMTGYGPF; this is translated from the coding sequence GATTGTACCCGCTGGGGAGTTCGAGCGGATTAGCCTGGACGGCCGCGAGGTGATTAACCCTGATTCCTTCCACTATGTGGCTAGCCAGCCTCAGGGGATTTTCTCCGTCCTCAAATCGATTCCCCTAGGCTTTGCCCGGGTCCAAGACATTGCCTTTTTCCTGTTTGTAACCGGGGGCTCTTTTGGCTTGATTAACCAGACCGGGACCATTGAGGCTGCCCTCAGTCGGATTGTCCAAGGGCTAAGAGGTAAGGAGACAGTTGTAATCCCGGTTGTCCTCTTGATGATGGGAATTGCTGGTGCTACTATTGGCCTGAGCGAAGAAACCATTGTCTTTATTGCCTTGGGTGTGTCATTGGCCCGGGCCATGGGCTTTGATGCCCTGGTGGGTGTGGGCATGATTGGTTTAGGGGCCGGTATTGGCTTTACCTCAGGTTTTATGAATCCCTTCTCGGTTGGTGTCGCCCAGTCAATAGCCGACCTGCCGCTTTTTTCGGGGATTGAACTGCGCTTGGTCCTCTTTGTTGTTCTCTGGCTAACCACTTCAGCCTTCTTGATGCGCTATGCTAAACGGGTCAAGGCTGATCCAAGTTTGAGTATTGTGGCCTATGAAGAGAAACAGGCGAGGACCAGTGAAGACTTCCAAGATTTGAGCGGGGAGACCCAGATCCCTTACAGTGGCCGCCAAAAGGTTATCTCTTTTGTTTTTGTGGCTGGTTTCGCCATCATTGCCTTTGGTGTCCTTAAGCAAGGCTGGTTTATCACTGAAATTGGTGCCACCTTCCTGGGGATGGGTCTCTTATCAGGTCTCATTGCTGGCATGAAGCCGGGCCAAATAGCAGATGGCTTTATCGAAGGGGCCAAGGACATGATGTATGCCGCCTTGATTGTCGGCCTGGCCCAAAGTCTAATGATTATTATGGAAGACGCTAAAATCATGGATACCTTTATCTATGCCTTGACCCACCTCATTTCCAACCTACCAGCCATCTTCTCGGCGGCTGGCATGTATGTGGTCCAAATTCTGATTAACTTCTTTATCAACTCGGGTTCAGGCCAGGCAGCTGTCACCATGCCAATCATGGTGCCCCTAGCTGACGCTTTGGGGGTGACCCGGCAGACAGCGGTTCTATCCTACCAACTGGGTAATGGTTTCTTGGATTCCATCATGCCCATGTCGGGTATCCTAATGGCCCAGCTGGCCATTGCCAAAATCCCTTATAAAAAATGGGTGAAATTCAGCCTGCCCTTGATGGGGATTTGGTTATTAATTGGTTTAATATTTGTGATCTATGCCCAAATGACGGGCTACGGTCCCTTCTAA
- a CDS encoding M20 family metallopeptidase translates to MSKDALHQVVADLTSDLKNLSDYIYDNPELGLEEYKSSQAHVDLLTKHGFEVTYPYLGFETAFRATYDSGKPGPTVAYLSEYDALPGIGHGCGHNMLGTVDTGAGIALSKVIDQIGGRVVVLGTPAEETDGVKVDMAASDCFDDIDVALCTHPSDRNTMSGESLAMEALEFEFFGHTSHAAAAPWEGKNALDAVINFFNLINAFRQQMRTDARIHGIIVDGGQAANVIPDYTRAQFYVRALDLNYLNELHDRVIGMAEAASQAAGCQMKWHHYEKTYHNLVTNQVLNDCYNANAADLGIEMLGAEGDFVGSLDMGNVSQVVPSIHAYYDIVENGRLSGHTVEFRDCTKTDYGYAAMVRTVEILARTGYDVISQPDLLENIQKEFVDYKQGQA, encoded by the coding sequence TTGTCTAAAGATGCTTTACACCAAGTCGTTGCTGACTTGACAAGTGATTTAAAAAATCTGAGTGATTATATTTACGATAACCCTGAACTAGGACTAGAAGAATATAAGTCGTCTCAGGCCCATGTCGATCTTTTAACCAAGCACGGTTTTGAGGTCACGTATCCTTATCTCGGCTTTGAAACGGCCTTCCGGGCCACCTATGATTCAGGCAAACCAGGGCCAACCGTGGCTTATCTATCTGAGTATGATGCCTTGCCAGGTATTGGCCATGGCTGCGGCCACAATATGCTGGGCACTGTTGATACTGGGGCTGGGATCGCCTTGTCCAAGGTGATTGACCAAATTGGTGGCCGGGTAGTGGTGCTGGGCACCCCAGCTGAAGAAACCGATGGGGTCAAGGTCGATATGGCCGCCTCCGATTGTTTTGATGACATTGACGTGGCCCTCTGCACCCATCCCTCCGACCGCAACACCATGTCGGGAGAATCCCTGGCTATGGAGGCCCTAGAGTTTGAATTCTTTGGCCACACTTCCCACGCTGCCGCTGCCCCTTGGGAGGGTAAAAATGCCCTGGATGCGGTGATTAATTTCTTTAATCTGATTAATGCCTTCCGCCAGCAAATGCGGACGGATGCCCGCATTCACGGCATTATCGTCGACGGCGGTCAAGCTGCCAATGTCATTCCTGACTACACCCGGGCCCAATTCTATGTGCGGGCCTTGGATTTGAACTATTTAAATGAACTGCATGACCGGGTGATTGGCATGGCTGAAGCCGCCAGTCAAGCAGCCGGCTGCCAGATGAAATGGCACCACTATGAAAAGACCTACCATAATCTGGTAACCAACCAGGTACTGAATGATTGCTATAACGCCAACGCCGCTGACCTAGGCATTGAAATGCTGGGGGCTGAAGGTGATTTTGTCGGCTCCCTAGATATGGGTAATGTCTCTCAAGTGGTGCCAAGTATCCATGCCTACTATGATATTGTTGAAAATGGCAGACTGTCAGGTCACACGGTCGAGTTTAGAGATTGTACTAAGACCGACTATGGCTATGCTGCTATGGTCAGAACGGTTGAGATTCTAGCCCGGACTGGTTACGATGTCATCAGCCAGCCTGACCTGTTAGAGAACATTCAAAAGGAATTTGTGGACTACAAGCAAGGCCAGGCTTAG
- a CDS encoding MarR family winged helix-turn-helix transcriptional regulator, producing the protein MNFICFMNIFFRYGKKLLEVRLADQQLNMQDLIVLLVIYEAPGILQSKLNRFTCLNKGNFSKLLKKLEADDLIYRRESEEFPGHNQCYLTDAGQSLCPKLQDLLAQWEAAVVSDISQADLLTFNETAEKISDNLCHQLDIKW; encoded by the coding sequence ATGAATTTTATCTGCTTTATGAATATTTTTTTCAGGTATGGCAAGAAATTATTAGAAGTCAGGCTGGCAGACCAACAATTAAATATGCAAGACCTGATTGTCCTGCTGGTAATCTATGAGGCACCTGGCATCTTACAAAGTAAACTCAATCGGTTTACCTGCCTTAACAAGGGCAACTTCTCTAAACTTTTAAAAAAATTGGAGGCAGACGATTTGATCTACCGGCGTGAAAGTGAAGAATTCCCAGGCCATAACCAGTGCTATTTAACCGATGCCGGCCAAAGCCTTTGTCCCAAGCTACAAGACCTGCTGGCCCAATGGGAAGCAGCTGTGGTTAGTGATATTAGTCAAGCGGATTTGCTTACTTTTAATGAAACAGCTGAGAAAATATCTGACAACCTATGCCATCAATTGGATATTAAGTGGTAA
- a CDS encoding ABC transporter permease: MFLAIKEMKKEKARFLLIISIFVLISYLVYFLVGLANGLAVDNRTAVDQWDASHIILADGTNNNISSSMINQDQLDQDLAGLDYHLLNLSRSAAYINGKETDSNTINITLIGMDDTSEFFPQVIEGDLPAADNEALASASLKLEEGMAVGDELQLSMSGTSFKIVGFTEDYKYNVSPVIYTSLPAASMSAIINPPGGATSGQPTPAKADFAGPDRVSAALVNFSEADSDRITDLEEKYDVITKADFIKEIPGYYAQLLTFGLMISFLIVIAAIVLGVFLYIVTIQKKDIFGIMKIQGISNRYISKSVIVQTFLVSLTGITLGLILTYATEYFLPASVPFRSNIIYYLVISALMLVTSQIGAFFSVRSVSNIDPLAVI; encoded by the coding sequence ATGTTTTTAGCAATTAAAGAAATGAAGAAAGAAAAAGCCAGGTTCCTATTAATTATTAGTATTTTTGTACTGATTTCATACCTGGTTTATTTTTTAGTTGGTCTAGCTAATGGTCTAGCAGTGGATAACAGAACCGCAGTAGACCAGTGGGATGCCAGTCATATTATTTTAGCAGATGGGACCAATAACAATATATCGTCCTCAATGATCAACCAAGACCAACTTGACCAGGATTTAGCGGGCTTGGACTATCATTTGCTTAACCTGTCTCGGTCAGCAGCCTATATCAATGGCAAAGAAACAGATAGCAATACCATTAATATCACTTTAATAGGTATGGATGACACATCAGAATTCTTTCCGCAAGTGATTGAAGGCGACCTACCAGCGGCTGATAATGAGGCGCTTGCTTCCGCTAGTCTCAAGTTAGAAGAGGGGATGGCAGTAGGTGATGAACTACAACTCTCAATGAGTGGCACCAGTTTCAAAATTGTTGGCTTCACTGAGGACTACAAGTACAATGTGTCACCGGTGATTTATACCAGCTTGCCAGCCGCTTCCATGTCGGCAATCATCAATCCACCTGGTGGGGCAACCAGTGGTCAGCCAACACCAGCGAAGGCTGACTTTGCTGGCCCAGATAGGGTTTCCGCCGCTCTGGTAAATTTTTCAGAGGCGGATAGCGATAGAATCACAGACCTAGAAGAAAAATATGATGTCATTACTAAGGCTGATTTCATTAAAGAAATACCTGGTTATTACGCCCAATTACTTACTTTTGGGCTCATGATTAGCTTCCTGATAGTCATTGCTGCCATTGTTTTAGGTGTTTTTCTTTACATCGTAACCATACAAAAGAAAGATATTTTCGGCATTATGAAAATCCAAGGTATATCTAATCGTTACATTTCTAAATCAGTTATCGTTCAGACCTTTTTAGTGAGTTTGACGGGGATAACACTGGGGCTAATACTAACCTATGCCACTGAATATTTCCTCCCAGCCAGTGTGCCTTTTAGATCCAATATCATTTATTACCTTGTTATTTCAGCTCTTATGCTGGTTACTTCGCAAATTGGTGCCTTCTTCTCAGTGAGAAGTGTATCTAATATCGACCCATTAGCAGTTATTTAG
- a CDS encoding ABC transporter ATP-binding protein, with amino-acid sequence MEIMKFEKVYKTFEENGETIEALKEASFSLNAGELVAIVGPSGSGKSTLLTMMGGLQRPSGGTITFAGRDLSAMDEKERNKLRFDKIGFVLQSSNLVPYLTLDDQFALVDQFAGRKRDQQKSDELLEKMAILDRKNQYPGDLSGGERQRGAIARALYTEPNLLLADEPTASLDSKKAIEVIQLLKDLTTDSDRTTVLVTHDERLLAYCDRVFKVLDGVLEEQ; translated from the coding sequence ATGGAAATTATGAAGTTTGAAAAGGTCTACAAGACCTTTGAGGAAAACGGTGAAACAATTGAAGCCTTAAAAGAGGCATCCTTTAGCTTAAATGCAGGCGAGTTGGTTGCGATTGTCGGCCCGTCTGGTTCTGGTAAATCGACCTTGTTAACTATGATGGGGGGCTTGCAAAGGCCTTCTGGTGGCACAATCACCTTTGCCGGTAGGGACCTGTCAGCCATGGATGAAAAAGAAAGAAACAAACTTAGGTTTGATAAAATCGGCTTTGTCTTGCAATCATCCAACCTGGTGCCTTATCTCACACTAGATGATCAATTTGCCTTGGTTGACCAGTTTGCCGGTAGAAAAAGAGACCAGCAAAAATCAGATGAGCTGCTTGAAAAAATGGCTATCCTTGACCGCAAAAATCAATATCCAGGTGACTTATCTGGAGGTGAGCGACAAAGGGGAGCAATTGCCAGAGCACTTTATACAGAACCAAATTTACTGTTAGCCGATGAGCCGACCGCCTCACTGGATTCAAAAAAAGCCATCGAGGTCATCCAGCTCTTAAAAGACCTAACGACTGATTCAGATAGAACCACCGTACTCGTGACCCATGATGAGCGTTTGCTCGCGTATTGCGACCGGGTCTTTAAGGTATTGGACGGGGTCTTGGAGGAGCAATAG
- a CDS encoding DUF4767 domain-containing protein, with translation MKKLILLSLSALSLAGCFSRQDKPDYQSSDKRQATSQSQSGKKSQSSHKSAQASKSQAKSTSKASQAESQNEASSQAPAQSASQTSEAKPAASQASESKPAEEKPAYASWNAAKDAQLDEFMAAWGQDMGQHYLRYSPATQLNFYGVAVPDTLIIPGYQMTPVFNDQEIPMTWYGEGGSDNDYQIVGVYSDMETFQKPPAHLYVMVIHQGQPLVLYTAQNQGNPYQYLYFETTANEQLSQGFANIAYQ, from the coding sequence ATGAAAAAGTTAATATTACTATCACTAAGTGCCCTAAGTTTGGCGGGATGTTTTAGCCGCCAGGATAAACCGGACTACCAGTCATCAGACAAGCGTCAGGCGACTAGCCAGAGCCAGTCAGGAAAGAAGTCGCAAAGCAGTCATAAGTCTGCCCAAGCCAGTAAGTCCCAGGCCAAGTCTACCAGTAAGGCTAGCCAGGCTGAAAGCCAAAACGAAGCCAGCAGTCAGGCCCCAGCTCAAAGTGCTAGCCAGACCAGCGAGGCTAAGCCGGCTGCTAGCCAAGCGAGTGAAAGCAAACCAGCTGAAGAAAAGCCAGCCTATGCCAGCTGGAATGCAGCAAAGGATGCGCAATTAGACGAGTTTATGGCGGCCTGGGGTCAGGACATGGGCCAACACTACCTGCGCTATTCGCCAGCCACCCAGCTTAACTTCTATGGGGTGGCAGTGCCGGATACTTTGATTATACCCGGTTATCAAATGACGCCGGTTTTTAATGACCAAGAAATTCCGATGACCTGGTACGGGGAAGGTGGCTCTGACAATGATTATCAAATTGTCGGTGTTTATTCTGATATGGAAACCTTCCAAAAACCACCGGCACACCTGTATGTCATGGTGATCCACCAAGGGCAACCGCTGGTACTCTATACCGCTCAAAACCAGGGCAACCCTTACCAATACCTGTATTTTGAAACCACTGCCAACGAGCAATTGAGCCAAGGTTTTGCCAATATTGCTTACCAATAA
- a CDS encoding nucleoside hydrolase — MEKIILDIDPGIDDSLALILAVQSGEFDIIGVTISSGNVDSDQGAANASYVLKLLDQQNIPIYQGRSQSIYQPYTDARDTHGQDGLGEVIFATGSDAGDQPAAEFIVDQLLTHPGEISLVALGPLTNLADALDLDDQILTKAKNLRIMGGVHTVNGNCSPVAEYNFWCDPLAAKVVFDAALPATWLYTLDVTYDILLTPNMREMIKQFGGSLADFVYAITRFYVDFHWQQERTLGCVINDPLVIADMIRPMTDFFQARIDMVVDGPNRGQAVMVADTSSPIHVSDKVDAQAFFDYFLKTLFPEHRADIDLMQAKGMI; from the coding sequence ATGGAAAAGATTATTTTAGATATTGACCCAGGGATTGATGATAGTTTGGCCCTAATTTTAGCGGTCCAATCCGGTGAATTTGACATTATCGGGGTAACGATTTCCAGCGGTAATGTCGATAGTGACCAGGGAGCTGCCAATGCCAGTTATGTCTTGAAGCTATTAGACCAGCAAAACATTCCTATCTATCAGGGCCGTAGCCAGTCAATTTACCAACCCTATACCGATGCCCGCGATACCCATGGCCAGGACGGCCTAGGTGAGGTGATTTTTGCCACCGGGTCTGATGCGGGTGACCAGCCGGCAGCTGAATTTATTGTCGACCAGTTATTGACGCATCCGGGTGAGATTAGCCTAGTGGCCCTGGGGCCTTTGACGAACCTGGCAGACGCCCTGGACCTGGATGACCAAATCTTAACCAAGGCCAAAAACCTGCGGATCATGGGTGGGGTCCACACCGTAAATGGTAATTGTTCGCCGGTTGCTGAGTACAATTTTTGGTGTGACCCCTTGGCGGCTAAAGTAGTCTTTGATGCTGCCTTGCCAGCCACCTGGCTATACACCCTTGATGTCACCTATGATATTTTGCTGACGCCCAACATGCGGGAAATGATCAAGCAATTTGGCGGGTCTCTAGCAGACTTTGTTTATGCTATTACCCGCTTTTATGTCGACTTCCACTGGCAACAAGAGCGGACCTTAGGCTGTGTGATTAATGACCCCTTAGTTATTGCCGACATGATAAGGCCAATGACGGACTTTTTCCAGGCTCGTATCGACATGGTGGTTGACGGTCCTAACCGGGGCCAAGCGGTCATGGTGGCAGATACTTCCAGTCCCATTCACGTTTCGGATAAAGTTGACGCCCAAGCATTTTTCGATTATTTTCTTAAAACCTTGTTCCCAGAACACAGGGCTGATATTGACTTAATGCAGGCAAAAGGTATGATTTAG
- a CDS encoding YczE/YyaS/YitT family protein — protein MNKKQVLAWLLAIALMALGVSLVAQAGLGATAVTSLAYVLNQAWGWSFALLNFWQNLLLVLGQILIRGRAFPKFQWLQFFVAGFLSLMIDLWSWLLAGLVPTNWVLSLTMVVLASLFMALGARLQIYAQGPFNPAEGIVYAISQATNWTYGRVKLAFDWTIVGLALVISYWQFGQIIGVGLGTLLSAVLIGVFADGLKRLV, from the coding sequence ATGAATAAAAAGCAAGTACTAGCTTGGCTGTTAGCAATTGCTTTGATGGCTTTGGGTGTCAGCCTGGTGGCCCAAGCTGGTCTGGGCGCAACCGCTGTGACTAGCCTGGCCTATGTCCTCAACCAGGCCTGGGGCTGGTCCTTTGCTTTACTGAATTTTTGGCAAAATTTACTCTTGGTGCTAGGGCAAATTCTAATTAGGGGCCGGGCTTTTCCTAAATTTCAATGGTTACAGTTCTTTGTAGCCGGCTTTTTATCACTGATGATTGATTTGTGGTCCTGGCTATTAGCTGGTCTAGTGCCTACCAACTGGGTACTCAGTTTAACCATGGTGGTCCTAGCCTCCTTGTTTATGGCACTAGGGGCCCGGCTGCAAATCTATGCCCAGGGGCCTTTCAATCCAGCTGAGGGGATTGTCTATGCCATTAGCCAGGCGACCAACTGGACTTACGGCCGGGTCAAACTGGCCTTTGACTGGACCATTGTTGGCCTAGCGCTAGTTATATCCTACTGGCAGTTTGGCCAGATTATTGGGGTAGGGCTAGGCACACTCTTATCAGCGGTCTTAATCGGGGTTTTTGCGGATGGTTTGAAGCGACTAGTCTAA
- the phnX gene encoding phosphonoacetaldehyde hydrolase, protein MTKFDLLICDWAGTTVDFGSFAPIEALDLAFKENGVEATDAEIREPMGMTKIDHIRTMFNMPRIEQVWQECHGRQATDDDVEKVYQTFNASILKTLDSDKFAQPKPGVLDTIAALEAAGMQIGSTTGYTSEMMAALTPHTTKLGYQPATYKTADDVDGYGRPYPYMIFAVMKELEVDDVRRVIKVGDTISDIKEGLNAGVYSTAVLEGSSEMGLRQEEYEALSKDAQDQLKADLKAKFEAAGADQVFDNFSELKDFLLG, encoded by the coding sequence ATGACAAAATTTGATTTACTAATTTGTGACTGGGCCGGTACCACGGTTGACTTCGGCTCTTTTGCCCCAATTGAAGCTTTGGACCTGGCTTTTAAGGAAAATGGGGTTGAAGCGACTGATGCAGAAATCCGTGAACCCATGGGTATGACCAAAATCGACCACATCCGCACCATGTTCAATATGCCAAGAATTGAACAAGTCTGGCAAGAATGCCATGGTCGCCAAGCCACTGACGATGATGTTGAAAAAGTTTATCAGACTTTTAATGCGTCGATTTTAAAAACCCTAGATAGCGATAAATTCGCCCAACCAAAACCAGGTGTATTAGACACCATCGCTGCTCTTGAAGCAGCTGGCATGCAAATTGGTTCAACCACTGGCTACACCAGTGAAATGATGGCAGCCCTCACACCTCACACGACTAAATTAGGTTATCAACCAGCTACCTATAAAACGGCTGACGACGTAGATGGCTACGGCCGTCCCTACCCTTACATGATTTTTGCGGTCATGAAAGAACTGGAGGTAGATGACGTTCGTCGCGTCATCAAGGTTGGCGATACCATTTCTGACATCAAAGAAGGCCTCAATGCCGGGGTTTATTCAACAGCTGTCCTAGAAGGTTCTTCTGAAATGGGACTGCGCCAAGAAGAGTATGAAGCCCTATCCAAAGACGCGCAAGACCAGTTAAAGGCTGACCTTAAGGCGAAATTTGAGGCCGCTGGCGCTGACCAAGTCTTTGATAACTTTAGTGAATTAAAAGACTTCTTACTAGGCTAA
- the phnW gene encoding 2-aminoethylphosphonate--pyruvate transaminase: MINLSTYKLLTPGPLTVSDSVRAAMDFDHCTWDDEYKQITQDIRQGILDIAQVVDQDYTCVLVQGSGTYGVEALIDTMVSPDDCLMVIRNGVYGDRIKEIADYAKLNVVDCPVAIDQVPDLDQIDQLLIENPQITHVIAVHSETTTGLLNPIEAIADRVKAHDKIFFADTISSFGGIPIDFTNIDGFVGSSNKCIQGVPGFAIVVVKRDLLADRAHNASTLSLDLYGQNQTLDQDHGKWRFTSPTHSVVAFNQALKEFKEEGGVTARHQRYAKNQEILSQGLKALGFKTFIPDLYQGPIITTFLYPEDRDISFQDMYDYIKSRGYVIYPGKLTDIDTFRIGNIGEIYPEDMEKVIAIMKEYLEGK, translated from the coding sequence GTGATCAATTTGTCTACTTATAAATTACTAACGCCTGGTCCACTAACTGTCTCTGATAGTGTGCGGGCCGCCATGGATTTCGACCACTGTACCTGGGATGATGAGTACAAGCAAATCACCCAGGACATCCGCCAGGGTATCCTAGATATTGCCCAGGTGGTTGACCAGGACTATACTTGCGTATTAGTCCAGGGCTCAGGTACCTACGGAGTTGAAGCCTTGATTGATACCATGGTTAGTCCTGATGACTGTCTTATGGTTATCCGCAATGGTGTTTATGGGGACCGAATTAAGGAGATTGCTGACTACGCCAAACTCAATGTGGTTGACTGCCCGGTCGCAATTGACCAAGTGCCAGACCTGGATCAAATCGACCAGCTACTAATAGAAAATCCGCAAATCACCCATGTCATTGCGGTCCATAGCGAGACCACCACTGGCCTCCTTAACCCCATTGAAGCCATCGCTGACCGGGTCAAGGCGCACGACAAGATTTTCTTTGCCGATACCATCTCTAGCTTTGGCGGTATTCCCATTGATTTCACCAACATTGATGGCTTTGTCGGCTCTTCAAACAAGTGTATCCAAGGAGTACCAGGCTTTGCCATTGTGGTTGTTAAGCGCGACCTCTTAGCTGACCGGGCGCACAATGCCTCTACCCTATCCCTTGATTTATACGGTCAAAACCAAACCCTCGACCAAGATCATGGTAAATGGCGGTTTACCTCACCAACCCACTCTGTTGTCGCCTTCAACCAAGCCCTCAAGGAATTCAAAGAAGAAGGCGGGGTTACGGCCCGCCACCAGCGTTATGCTAAAAATCAGGAAATCCTATCTCAGGGTCTAAAAGCGTTAGGCTTCAAGACCTTTATTCCGGACCTCTACCAGGGCCCAATTATCACCACCTTCCTCTATCCAGAGGACCGGGATATTAGCTTCCAGGACATGTATGACTACATCAAGTCACGGGGCTATGTGATTTATCCTGGTAAACTCACCGATATTGATACTTTTAGAATTGGTAATATCGGGGAGATCTACCCTGAGGATATGGAGAAGGTTATTGCCATCATGAAAGAATATTTGGAGGGAAAATAA
- a CDS encoding ABC transporter substrate-binding protein, translating into MKKVLKKSIALTALLGLATSTLAACGQGSDQVVIYSNADEEALEIVRQTLDGNGYQGQYEIQTFGTSELGGRLLAEGNSIEADMITMSSYYIESAQERNNMFVPLALDKETIDEIPDYYAPMTAQEGAIIVNEELVKSEGLAVPKSIKDLADPKYAGQVAVVDIESSSTAWLMVQALIDNYGEAEAEEILAGIYKNAGDHIESSGSGPLNKVKAGEVAFGFGLRHQVQREAENGVPIAVVDPTEGNYTLTESLAVIDKGNEEKQNLAKEMINTIINEGRPAIQEFYPSALYLGEESNADKEAAQAKKFGEPLTAELLAKHQELSTRAKQKAAQ; encoded by the coding sequence ATGAAAAAAGTATTAAAGAAATCTATTGCGCTGACTGCTTTATTAGGGCTAGCTACCAGTACTTTAGCGGCTTGTGGCCAAGGCTCTGACCAAGTTGTGATCTACTCTAACGCCGATGAAGAAGCCCTAGAAATCGTCCGTCAAACCCTAGATGGTAACGGCTACCAAGGTCAATATGAAATCCAAACTTTTGGGACGTCTGAACTAGGTGGCCGCCTCCTAGCTGAGGGTAACTCCATCGAAGCTGATATGATTACCATGTCCTCTTACTATATTGAGTCAGCCCAGGAACGTAATAATATGTTTGTGCCTTTAGCATTAGATAAGGAAACCATCGATGAAATCCCTGACTACTATGCCCCGATGACTGCTCAAGAAGGTGCCATCATCGTCAATGAAGAATTAGTTAAGTCTGAAGGCTTAGCAGTACCTAAATCTATTAAAGACCTAGCTGACCCTAAGTATGCTGGTCAAGTGGCTGTTGTAGATATCGAGTCCTCATCAACTGCTTGGTTAATGGTTCAAGCCCTAATCGATAACTATGGTGAAGCCGAGGCCGAAGAAATCCTAGCGGGTATCTACAAAAACGCTGGTGACCACATCGAATCTTCTGGTTCAGGGCCTTTAAACAAGGTCAAAGCTGGTGAAGTAGCCTTTGGTTTCGGTTTACGCCACCAAGTCCAACGCGAAGCTGAAAATGGTGTGCCAATTGCGGTCGTTGATCCAACCGAGGGTAACTATACCCTAACTGAATCACTAGCTGTGATTGACAAGGGTAACGAAGAAAAGCAAAACCTAGCTAAAGAAATGATTAACACCATCATTAACGAAGGTCGCCCAGCTATCCAGGAATTCTACCCGAGCGCCCTATACCTAGGTGAGGAAAGCAATGCTGATAAAGAAGCAGCCCAAGCTAAAAAATTCGGGGAGCCGCTAACAGCTGAATTATTAGCAAAACACCAAGAATTATCAACCCGTGCCAAACAAAAAGCCGCCCAATAG